A section of the Scyliorhinus torazame isolate Kashiwa2021f chromosome 21, sScyTor2.1, whole genome shotgun sequence genome encodes:
- the gh1 gene encoding somatotropin isoform X2: protein MPSGLSLCSVALALVWGSMLCPRDLEAYPLLPLSDLFAKAVHRAQHLHLVAAESCKDFERKYIPEEQRHSHKSSPSAFCQSETIPAPTGKEDAQQRSDSELLLYSLLLIQSWLNPVQNSRAFRTSDRVYDKLRDLEEGISALMKTLEDGGSSQGFAWLKFSYERFDGNLNEEALMKNYGLLACFKKDMHKVETYLKVMNCKRFAESNCTV from the exons ATGCCTTCAG GTTTGTCACTGTGTTCCGTTGCCTTGGCCCTGGTGTGGGGTTCCATGCTGTGCCCCAgagatctggaagcgtaccctctgCTGCCTCTGTCTGATCTTTTCGCAAAGGCTGTGCACAGGGCTCAGCACCTGCACCTCGTCGCCGCTGAATCCTGCAAGGATTTC gaACGAAAATATATCCCCGAGGAGCAGCGCCATTCTCACAAGAGTTCGCCTTCTGCTTTCTGCCAGTCTGAAACCATCCCAGCACCTACTGGCAAAGAGGATGCCCAGCAACGATCG GATAGCGAGCTGCTCCTGTACTCGCTGCTGCTCATTCAGTCCTGGCTCAATCCCGTTCAGAACAGTCGAGCTTTCAGGACCTCGGACAGGGTCTATGACAAATTGCGGGACCTGGAAGAAGGCATCTCTGCTCTGATGAAG ACTCTGGAAGATGGAGGTTCTTCGCAAGGTTTTGCCTGGTTGAAATTTTCCTATGAAAGGTTCGATGGAAACTTAAATGAGGAAGCTTTGATGAAAAACTATGGTCTCCTGGCTTGTTTTAAGAAGGATATGCACAAAGTTGAAACCTACCTGAAAGTTATGAATTGCAAACGTTTTGCAGAGAGTAACTGTACTGTGTAG